TGTAGACGGCGGGTCCCCGGTGACCTGATCACCGGTGGGGCCCGCCGCGTCGTCGGCGAGCGGGATCGCCACCGAGACCGCGCTACCCGCGCCCGGCGTGCCCTCCACCTCGAGGACGCCGCCGAGTTCCACGGCGCGTTGCCGCATGGCGGCCAGGCCGATGTGGCCGAGCCCGGCCGGGCGGGTCTGCACCTCCGCGGGGTCGAAGCCGCGGCCGTTGTCCACGACGTCGAGACGCACCTCATCAGGCTCATAGGTGACAGTCACCCGGCACCGGGTGGCCCCGGCGTGCTTGGCCACGTTGCCCACCGCCCCCTGCGCGATGCGCAGCAGGGCGGCCTCGGTGCGCATGGGCAGCTGCCGGCCGTCCCCCTCGACGTCGACGACGATCGCCAGCTCACCGGCCGCGGCGAACCCGGCCGCCATCCGCTCCAGGGCATCTCCGAGGGAGGTCTCCGACAGGGACGCCGGCTGCAGCGTGGCGATCATCGCCCGGGTCTCCCCCAGGTTGTCCGCCGCCGTGGTCCGCGCGAGCTCCAGCATCCGCAGCGGTTTCGCCAGCCGATCCTCCGCCAGACCCAGACCGGTAAGGTCCCGTTCCACGGAGTGCAGCAGCATCTGGATACTCGACAGGCCCTGGGCGACGGTGTCGTGGATCTCGTGGGCCAGGCGCTGCCGCTCCTCCGCGACACCCGCGGCGCGCTCGGTCTCCGCGAGCTGGCTGCGGGTGGCGATGAGTTGGTCGATGAGTTCCTCCCGCTCCCGGTTGATCCGCCACAGCGTGCGGAACGCGTAGTGGATGGCCAGTACCACCGCCGCCGACACCGCCGGCCCCATGACCCCGCCGACGGTCAACCCACCGGGGATCTGGGTGATCACCGCGATCGCCGTGGCGAAGATGACCGAGACCACCCCGCGGATGTCATCCATCACCCGCAGATAGAGGAAGAACAGGGAGAACACCAGGTAGATACCCACCGGGGCGACGAGCATCGCGATGATCCACAGGCCCGTGAGCGCCATGAGCCACACCATCCGGGCGGGTTCCCGCCACTCCGGCAGCTGCGCCGAACCGTAGAAGTACAGCACCGCGAACCCCGAGCACAACAGCAGGTTGA
Above is a window of Corynebacterium suedekumii DNA encoding:
- a CDS encoding sensor histidine kinase, which translates into the protein METSLDAHAGGSTPARTVAPDEDVLTDGVHILTAVLLVVALLSSVQLPFGEAALNLLLCSGFAVLYFYGSAQLPEWREPARMVWLMALTGLWIIAMLVAPVGIYLVFSLFFLYLRVMDDIRGVVSVIFATAIAVITQIPGGLTVGGVMGPAVSAAVVLAIHYAFRTLWRINREREELIDQLIATRSQLAETERAAGVAEERQRLAHEIHDTVAQGLSSIQMLLHSVERDLTGLGLAEDRLAKPLRMLELARTTAADNLGETRAMIATLQPASLSETSLGDALERMAAGFAAAGELAIVVDVEGDGRQLPMRTEAALLRIAQGAVGNVAKHAGATRCRVTVTYEPDEVRLDVVDNGRGFDPAEVQTRPAGLGHIGLAAMRQRAVELGGVLEVEGTPGAGSAVSVAIPLADDAAGPTGDQVTGDPPSTLNAQSTEDDTDEGWQA